Proteins from a genomic interval of Chanodichthys erythropterus isolate Z2021 chromosome 8, ASM2448905v1, whole genome shotgun sequence:
- the LOC137025293 gene encoding tripartite motif-containing protein 16-like: MAEARISQDEFMCSVCLDLLKDPVTIHCGHSYCKICITGCWDQEDQMRVYSCPQCRQTFSPRPALGKNTILAEMMEKLKKTKLPADCYAGAGDVQCDVCTGRKHKAVKSCLVCLNSYCQNHLEQHESWFKGKRHNLTEATGRLQEMICPKHDKILEVFCRTDQKCICVLCMDEHKNHETVSAAAQRTEKQHQLKETQRLFQQRIQQREKDLQQLREAVESHKRSAQTAVEDSERIFTELIRSIKRSRSEATQRIRDQEKTAVSRAEGRLEQLEQEINDLRRRDAELEQLSHTQDHIHFLQSFQSLSAPPESTDVNDDPFSSLSSFDVVRESVRQLRDKLEDFCKEELKNISDRVTFTNIVHWTRNDFLQYSHQLNLDLNTVNKFLCLSERNRVITYINTEQPYPDHPDRFDVCQVLCRETAFAAKGKWRLEAFANKPIFLNGLTL; the protein is encoded by the exons ATGGCAGAAGCCAGAATATCTCAGGATGAGTTCATGTGTTCAGTGTGTCTGGATCTCCTGAAGGATCCAGTGACCATCCACtgtggacacagttactgtaAGATCTGTATTACAGGCTGCTGGGATCAGGAGGATCAGATGAGAGTCTACAGCTGTCCTCAGTGCAGACAGACCTTCAGTCCAAGACCTGCTTTAGGTAAAAACACCATTCTGGCTGAaatgatggagaaactgaagaaGACTAAACTTCCTGCTGACTGTTACGCTGGAGCTGGAGATGTGCAGTGTGACGTCTGTACTGGAAGAAAACACAAAGCCGTCAAGTCCTGTCTGGTGTGTCTGAACTCTTACTGTCAGAATCAccttgaacaacatgagagttgGTTTAAAGGAAAGAGACACAATCTGACTGAAGCCACTGGACGACTGCAGGAGATGATCTGCCCGAAACACGACAAGATCCTTGAGGTTTTCTGCCGCACTGATCAGAAGTGTATATGTGTGCTGTGTATGGATGAACATAAAAACCACGAAACTGTATCAGCAGCAGCacagaggacagagaaacag CACCAGCTGAAGGAGACGCAGAGGTTGTTCCAGCAGAGGatccagcagagagagaaagatcttCAGCAGCTGAGAGAGGCTGTGGAGTCTCATAAG CGTTCTGCACAGACAGCAGTGGAGGACAGTGAGAGGATCTTCACTGAGCTCATCCGCTCCATTAAGAGAAGCCGCTCTGAGGCCACACAGCggatcagagatcaggaaaaGACTGCAGTGAGTCGAGCTGAAGGACGACTGGAGCAACTGGAGCAGGAGATCAATGATCTGAGGAGGAGAGACGCTGAGCTGGAgcagctttcacacacacaggatcACATCCATTTCCTGCAG agTTTCCAGTCTCTCTCAGCTCCTCCTGAATCTACAGACGTAAATGACGATcccttcagttctctctcctctttTGATGTTGTGAGAGAATCTGTCCGTCAGCTGAGAGACAAACTGGAGGATTTCTGCAAAGAGGAGCTGAAGAATATCTCTGACAGAG TCACTTTCACCAACATTGTTCACTGGACCAGGAACGACTTCCTACAAT attcccatcagctcaatctggatctgaacacagtgAATAAATTCCTCTGTCTGTCTGAGAGGAACAGAGTGATTACTTACATTAACACAGAGCAgccgtatcctgatcatccagacagatttgatgtgtgtcaggtgttgtgtagagaga CGGCTTTTGCTGCCAAAGGGAAGTGGCGTCTAGAGGCTTTTGCCAACAAACCGATATTTCTGAATGGACTGACGCTGTGA